The Deltaproteobacteria bacterium genome has a window encoding:
- a CDS encoding ACT domain-containing protein, producing MEALGVRVLPGRYTVCRLGEGERPDMAPADGQAFVSVSWGSGETSVICPEGMVPDGSLVEEGWRCLMVEGPLSFNMVGVLRNLSQALAGAGISLLAQSTFDTDYILVREADLDSSVEALVNAGFDVQE from the coding sequence GTGGAGGCCCTGGGGGTTCGCGTTCTGCCCGGGCGGTACACGGTCTGTCGGCTCGGAGAGGGGGAACGGCCGGACATGGCTCCTGCCGATGGCCAGGCCTTTGTTTCCGTGTCCTGGGGCTCGGGGGAGACTTCGGTCATCTGTCCGGAAGGCATGGTTCCGGATGGGAGTCTGGTGGAGGAGGGCTGGCGCTGCCTGATGGTTGAGGGCCCTCTGAGTTTCAACATGGTCGGGGTCCTTCGCAACCTATCCCAGGCCCTGGCCGGGGCCGGGATCAGCCTGCTGGCCCAATCGACCTTTGACACGGACTACATCTTGGTCCGGGAGGCCGATCTGGATTCCAGCGTCGAGGCCCTGGTCAATGCCGGGTTCGATGTACAGGAGTGA
- a CDS encoding type 1 glutamine amidotransferase, whose product MRLKNKTVALLLEDLYNEQEFWYPFYRLQEEGAKVVVAGPTAGKTHHGKTGLAATAGAAFGDLRASDLDGVVIPGGYAPDRIRRSPEALALVRDLDAAGKLVAHICHAGWVPISAGIMKGRTTTSYSAIKDDLVNAGALWVDEAVVVDGNMVSSRTPDDLPDFMRAVIEVLAGGR is encoded by the coding sequence ATGCGATTGAAAAACAAGACCGTGGCCCTCCTGCTGGAGGATCTCTACAACGAGCAGGAGTTCTGGTACCCGTTTTACCGGCTTCAGGAGGAAGGGGCCAAAGTGGTTGTGGCCGGGCCCACGGCCGGAAAGACCCATCACGGCAAAACCGGGCTTGCGGCCACGGCCGGAGCGGCCTTTGGCGATCTTCGGGCCAGTGACCTCGATGGGGTGGTCATACCCGGAGGCTACGCCCCGGACCGCATCCGGCGCAGCCCCGAGGCCTTGGCCCTGGTTCGGGATCTGGATGCCGCGGGCAAGCTCGTGGCCCACATCTGTCACGCAGGATGGGTGCCCATCTCGGCCGGGATCATGAAGGGTCGCACAACGACCTCATATTCGGCCATCAAGGACGATCTGGTCAATGCGGGGGCCCTGTGGGTGGACGAGGCCGTGGTCGTGGACGGGAACATGGTCTCCAGCCGGACCCCGGACGATCTGCCGGACTTCATGCGGGCCGTGATCGAGGTCCTGGCCGGGGGGCGGTGA